The following coding sequences lie in one Anoplolepis gracilipes chromosome 4, ASM4749672v1, whole genome shotgun sequence genomic window:
- the Msps gene encoding protein mini spindles isoform X2, whose protein sequence is MEQDTEYMKLPLEERIAHKSWRARLHGYEECVKTFQCIDDEKSGEWNKYLGFIKKFVVDSNAAAQEKGLEATLAFIENAAVAGKIVAEVMNGIVSKCIAAPKAKTKELAVQITLMYIEIEKYEAVQEELLKGTDAKNPKIVSACIATLTLALKEFGPKVINMKPLMKKMGNFLEDRDKTVREEGKAMVVEMYRWIGDRLKQQLNTLKPVHVTELEAEFNNFGEEKVTPTRYLRSQKPKNMGNNADLATGNDNNGEDDNEEADVSIPDIDPYDLLSPVDILSKLPKDFYEKVEAKNWQERKEALEALDTLVKNPKLENGDYGDVVRVLKKTIAKDSNVVVVTLAAKCLAGLATGLKKRFHPYATACLPTVLEKFREKKQTVVQALRELADAIYDSISIDLVLEDTLAALDNKNPAVKAETAAYLARCFTRTPPINLNKKLLKSYTSALLKTLNEPDPTVRDNSAEALGTAMKLIGEKAMMPFLTDIDNLKMTKIKECADKAVILVKITSCTKRQERPNTAPAKVESQQPNKTSKDNLKNAKPKRPNTAIAKKSTAKKPASASSLANLASSSKKVQMERNYSPEEIDEMAAQLLPVEIITGLVDTNWKTRLAAVTQLLDTIKMMNSSEVPTQVIVRTLAKKPGFKDTNFQVLKLRVEIVKYLAENHPFTAIVAEYCLMDIAEKLSDAKNSLIAIETLLAIAEATSFEYVADEIVAFAFNQKNPKVQQETLLWLCRGLTEFGCSLNVKSIVENIKKAVAATNPSIRTAAITLLGTLYLYMGRPLLAFFENEKPALRQQIEQECEKRNGETPPTPIRGAKANKVNTVIGEDEDEDAEESLSEKRVSGSEQDLNELIPRVDINAQITEALLAELADKNWKVRNEALQKVNALLSEAKFIKPTIGDLPQGLALRLVDSNSKIAQATLGICEMLATAIGPPVKQHIRVLFPGFLQCLGDSKNWIRTAAISCINTWGDQCGCKEFFDGEIIGDALKAGSPMLRTELWNWLAQKLPLIPVKQIPKEELLVCLSYLYTNLEDRNSDVRKNAQEAVLGFMIHLSYETMARNTEKLKPGSRTVVLAALDKARPSLPIKPLPKKEPSDENIQKGGAKGAKVAKVVKSGASSKPGSARKKDDDVDNSPLLVVNNLKHQRVIDEQKLKVLKWNFTTPREEFVELLKDLMTAANVNKTLRANMFHSDFRYHLKAIEALTEDLPGNSKALVSNLDLILKWLTLRFFDTNPSVLLKGLDYLQLVFNMLIEDQYHMLETEAASFIPYLIIKIGDPKDAVRNGVRALFKQMALVYPVSKLFSYVMEGLKSKNARQRTECLDQLGSLIENYGVSVCQPNPSAALKEVAKQIADRDNSVRNAALNCIVQAYFLQGERVFKLIGQISEKDRSLLDERIKRAAKNRPTKSASSMRLSAPTVAASSPPTDDVEADYEEEQEEIPEPMEPVPELTHVPSTTDNNEDEQVPPAVILSESPSKSEQEIINDYTTDDSKTSSPTSAQLKAPTGPFGLDMDFLQKIEGPVKCRNPILAEPSLSDLNEPPVNMLNPPKIQMIPISPPKMLVSKSSSVVSPTTSSKDDTLERNILSMASMDLPTAIQSMNAIENLLKSHQAVSMQSKEDKFIGSINMQLKLLQTYPLRQENADVSRGFRNTFLIILVFYDTGFLGKNVPFIHLKELVDQMISLLAENKLEHLNQAGAYYRVINSIMVKIIDNSNHTTIICVLIKLLHSCAESNVPSKYEELVMKCLWKIVKTMSNWAADLDYDTILLEVHRFLKDYPTTWWKKRKSDTPLRTVKTVLHSMTRVKGSSILNHLTLINNTNESELHAYLIRLIASLKPDEINATAKVMPKSNNVARTPKHLSKSTRQQLSEIFKKIGSKEHLQEGLVQLYEFKLQYPEADVQPFLVKSHQFFQDFIEQGLREIDQARKNQNILSQANNQYSMEATESLAAVSDEKDMMDPMYRLEKLRALEAQCRMTSSQSNPP, encoded by the exons ATGGAACAAGACACTGAGTATATGAAATTGCCTTTGGAGGAGCGCATTGCACATAAG TCTTGGCGAGCACGCTTACATGGATATGAAGAATGTGTGAAGACATTCCAGTGCATCGACGATGAAAAGTCAGGAGAATGGAACAAGTATTTGGGTTTTATCAAGAAGTTCGTGGTGGATAGCAATGCGGCCGCGCAGGAAAAAGGTTTGGAAGCGACCCTGGCTTTCATAGAGAATGCCGCAGTAGCCGGCAAGATAGTGGCCGAGGTGATGAATGGCATCGTGTCCAAATGCATCGCTGCGCCTAAAGCTAAAACAAAGGAACTGGCCGTACAGATTACGCTGATGTATATCGAGATCGAGAAATATGAGGCGGTGCAGGAGGAATTACTGAAGGGCACCGATGCAAAGAATCCAAAGATTGTTTCAGCGTGCATCGCTACTTTGACATTGGCGCTCAAGGAGTTTGGACCGAAAGTGATCAATATGAAGCCACTAATGAAGAAGATGGGAAATTTCCTCGAAGATAGGGACAAGACGGTGCGGGAAGAGGGCAAGGCTATGGTAGTAGAGATGTATCGGTGGATAGGCGATCGTTTGAAGCAGCAATTGAATACGTTGAAGCCAGTGCACGTCACGGAGCTTGAGGCGGAGTTTAACAATTTCGGTGAAGAGAAAGTGACACCCACGCGTTATCTACGCTCGCAGAAACCAAAGAATATGGGCAACAATGCCGATCTAGCGACTGGAAACGATAATAATGGCGAGGATGACAACGAAGAGGCAGATGTTTCTATCCCAGATATAGATCCTTACGATTTGTTATCGCCTGTAGACATTCTGTCAAAGCTGCCGAAGGACTTCTACGAAAAAGTCGAGGCAAAGAATTGGCAAGAGCGAAAAGAAGCGCTGGAAGCGCTCGACACACTCGTTAAAAATCCGAAATTGGAGAATGGTGATTACGGTGATGTCGTGAGAGTCTTGAAAAAAACTATCGCAAAAGACAGTAACGTAGTGGTGGTGACACTAGCGGCAAAGTGTCTGGCCGGTCTAGCTACGGGCTTGAAGAAACGATTTCACCCGTATGCCACTGCTTGTCTACCCACCGTACTGGAAAAATTCCGCGAGAAAAAGCAAACTGTGGTACAAGCGTTGCGGGAGCTCGCCGATGCCATCTACGATAGCATCAGCATTGATCTTGTCCTCGAGGACACCTTGGCCGCCTTGGATAATAAGAATCCAGCTGTAAAAGCTGAGACCGCTGCTTATCTGGCTCGCTGTTTTACGCGCACGCCACCGatcaatcttaataaaaagctGCTTAAATCGTATACCAGTGCATTACTGAAAACGTTAAATGAACCGGATCCAACGGTACGCGACAACTCGGCGGAAGCGCTCGGTACAGCAATGAAATTGATCGGCGAAAAGGCAATGATGCCGTTCCTCACGGACATCGACAATTTAAAGATGACGAAGATTAAGGAGTGCGCCGACAAGGCGGTGATACTAGTAAAAATAACAAGCTGTACGAAACGACAGGAGCGACCCAACACCGCTCCGGCCAAAGTGGAATCGCAACAGCCGAACAAAACAAGCAAGGACAATTTGAAGAATGCTAAACCAAAAAGACCTAATACTGCGATTGCAAAGAAGTCGACGGCCAAGAAACCTGCTAGCGCCTCGTCGCTCGCAAATTTAGCATCGTCCTCGAAGAAAGTACAGATGGAGAGGAATTACAGCCCGGAGGAAATCGACGAAATGGCGGCGCAGCTTTTGCCGGTTGAAATAATTACTGGTCTTGTGGACACTAACTGGAAAACGCGTCTGGCCGCAGTCACACAGCTATTAGATACTATCAAGATGATGAATTCATCAGAAGTGCCGACCCAGGTGATCGTGCGCACTCTTGCAAAAAAACCGGGCTTTAAGGACACGAATTTCCAA gtgCTTAAATTGCGTGTGGAAATCGTCAAGTACTTGGCGGAAAATCATCCCTTTACGGCTATTGTTGCTGAATACTGTCTTATGGACATTGCGGAAAAATTGTCAGACGCAAAGAACAGTTTAATCGCTATCGAGACCCTGCTAGCAATCGCCGAGGCTACAAGCTTCGAATATGTGGCGGATGAAATAGTAGCGTTTGCATTCAATCAGAAAAACCCGAAAGTGCAACAGGAGACGCTATTATGGCTGTGTCGTGGACTCACGGAATTTG GTTGTAGTCTCAACGTTAAGTCTATTGTTGAGAATATCAAGAAGGCAGTAGCGGCGACAAATCCCAGCATACGCACCGCTGCGATTACTTTGCTGGGCACTTTATATCTCTATATGGGCAGACCATTGTTGGCGTTCTTTGAAAACGAGAAACCCGCGTTGCGGCAACAGATTGAGCAAGAGTGCGAGAAGCGTAATGGCGAAACGCCGCCGACGCCCATTCGTGGCGCCAAGGCTAATAAGGTCAACACTGTCATTGGTGAGGATGAGGACGAGGATGCAGAGGAGTCATTGTCAGAGAAGAGAGTAAGCGGAAGCGAACAAGACCTTAACGAGCTAATCCCGCGCGTCGACATTAATGCCCAGATCACCGAAGCACTACTAGCTGAATTGGCTGACAAGAATTGGAAAGTGCGTAACGAGGCACTGCAGAAAGTGAATGCTCTCCTCAGCGAAGCAAAGTTCATCAAACCAACTATCGGTGATTTGCCGCAAGGACTAGCTCTGCGTCTTGTGGACAGCAATAGCAAAATTGCTCAAGCAACTCTAG gTATATGCGAGATGTTGGCGACGGCTATTGGACCGCCAGTGAAACAGCACATTCGCGTTCTGTTTCCTGGGTTTCTACAGTGTCTGGGCGACAGCAAAAATTGGATTAGAACAGCCGCGATCTCCTGCATCAACACATGGGGAGATCAGTGCGGCTGTAAAGAGTTTTTCGATGGTGAGATAATAGGAGACGCTCTGAAAGCGGGCTCACCGATGCTGCGAACCGAACTATGGAATTGGCTGGCGCAGAAATTGCCCTTGATACCAGTGAAACAGATTCCCAAAGAGGAACTTCTCGTGTGTCTTTCGTACTTGTATACTAATCTGGAGGATCGTAATTCGGACGTACGAAAGAACGCTCAGGAAGCTGTTCTCGGATTTATGATTCATCTCTCTTACGAGACTATGGCGAGAAACACTGAAAAACTGAAG ccAGGGTCACGGACGGTAGTACTTGCCGCACTGGACAAAGCTCGTCCCAGTTTACCTATCAAGCCTCTGCCTAAGAAAGAACCTTCGGACGAAAACATCCAGAAGGGTGGCGCAAAGGGTGCAAAAGTTGCGAAAGTGGTTAAATCG GGTGCGTCATCGAAACCCGGTAGTGCTCGTAAAAAAGATGATGATGTAGATAACAGTCCTCTGCTGGTGGTCAATAATTTGAAGCATCAACGAGTAATCGACGAACAAAAGTTGAAGGTGCTTAAATGGAACTTTACTACGCCCAGAGAAGAATTCGTTGAGCTTCTGAAAGATCTTATGACTGCAGCGAATGTCAACAAAACTTTAAGAGCAAATATGTTTCATTCCGACTTCCGTTATCATTTAAAGGCTATCGAAGCACTCACCGag GATCTACCTGGAAATAGTAAAGCATTGGTGTCTAATTTGGATCTCATTCTCAAATGGTTGACATTACGATTTTTCGATACTAATCCTTCGGTGCTTTTGAAAGGATTGGATTATTTACAATTggtttttaatatgttaattgaAGATCAATATCACATGCTAGAAACAGAGGCAGCATCATTTATCCCTTATCTTATTATCAAA aTAGGCGATCCAAAGGATGCTGTACGTAATGGCGTGCGAGCTCTATTCAAACAAATGGCTCTAGTATATCCCGTGAGCAAATTGTTCTCGTACGTGATGGAAGGTTTAAAATCGAAGAATGCACGACAGCGGACAG AATGCCTGGATCAATTAGGTTCACTAATTGAGAATTATGGAGTTTCTGTCTGTCAACCCAACCCATCCGCAGCGTTGAAGGAAGTCGCGAAGCAGATAGCGGATCGTGACAATTCCGTTCGCAACGCCGCGCTAAATTGCATTGTCCAGGCCTACTTCCTGCAAGGAGAACGTGTATTCAAGCTTATCGGCCAA ATATCGGAGAAAGACAGATCTCTGTTAGACGAGCGGATTAAGAGGGCGGCGAAGAATCGACCCACAAAATCCGCGTCTTCTATGAGACTCTCTGCGCCCACGGTCGCGGCTTCCAGTCCGCCGACAGACGATGTGGAGGCGGATTATGAAGAGGAACAGGAAGAAATTCCCGAGCCGATGGAGCCAGTGCCAGAGCT GACACATGTTCCAAGCACTACTGATAATAATGAGGACGAGCAAGTGCCTCCTGCGGTCATACTGTCCGAATCACCTTCAAAATCGGAACAGGAAATTATCAACGATTATACAACTGACGATTCGAAAAc aagtTCTCCTACCTCAGCTCAACTAAAGGCTCCAACTGGTCCGTTTGGACTGGACATGGATTTCTTGCAGAAAATTGAAGGTCCAGTAAAATGTCGTAATCCGATACTTGCAGAACCCAGCTTATCAGATCTGAATGAGCCTCCAGTGAATATGTTGAACCCACCTAAGATACA gaTGATACCAATTTCGCCGCCGAAAATGTTAGTATCAAAGTCGTCATCTGTTGTATCACCTACTACTAGTAGTAAAGATGATACACTAGAACGTAACATCTTGTCTATGGCCAGTATGGACTTGCCAACTGCGATACAGTCTATGAATGCGATTGAAAAT TTATTAAAATCCCATCAAGCAGTTAGTATGCAATCCAAGGAGGATAAATTCATCGGATCGATAAATATGCAACTGAAGCTATTACAAACGTATCCGTTACGTCAAGAAAATGCAGATGTGTCAAGAGGTTTCAGGAATACATTCCTTATTATACTCGTG ttttATGATACTGGATTTCTTGGGAAGAATGTACCTTTTATTCACTTAAAAGAATTGGTAGATCAAATGATAAGCTTGTTGGCTGAGAATAAGCTGGAACATTTAAATCAAGCTGGAGCATATTATAGAGTAATCAATAGCATTATGGTGAAAATTATCGACAATTCCAATCACACCACTATCATATG TGTGTTGATCAAGCTGCTTCACTCTTGTGCCGAATCGAACGTTCCTTCAAAATACGAAGAGCTAGTAATGAAGTGTTTATGGAAGATAGTGAAAACAATGTCGAACTGGGCTGCTGATTTGGATTATGATACGATACTTTTAGAAGTACATCGTTTTCTTAAg gATTATCCCACTACATGGTGGAAGAAGCGAAAGTCTGATACTCCATTACGGACAGTCAAGACAGTTCTTCACAGTATGACCAGAGTAAAAGGCAGCTCGATACTTAATCACTTGACATTGATAAACAACACTAACGAGTCCGAGTTACATGCTTACTTAATAAGATTAATCGCG AGCCTTAAACCGGATGAGATTAATGCGACGGCGAAGGTGATGCCCAAATCAAATAATGTGGCAAGAACGCCGAAACACCTGTCCAAGTCTACACGTCAACAATTGTcggaaatatttaagaaaattgggTCAAAAGAACACCTGCAGgaa ggTTTAGTACAATTGTACGAATTCAAACTTCAATATCCCGAAGCTGACGTACAACCGTTTCTGGTCAAGTCTCATCAATTTTTCCAAGATTTTATAGAACAAGGATTGAGAGAGATTGATCAAGCGCGAAAGAACCAAAACATTCTGTCGCAAGCTAACAATCAATATTCTATGG aaGCCACCGAGTCTCTGGCAGCGGTTTCCGACGAGAAAGACATGATGGATCCGATGTACAGGCTTGAGAAACTTCGAGCCCTCGAAGCACAATGTAGAATGACTTCTTCCCAGTCGAATCCACCATGA